One window of the Candidatus Eremiobacteraceae bacterium genome contains the following:
- a CDS encoding iron-sulfur cluster assembly protein, with product METNASDAAATPAATVTEERVREELKGVVDPEIGLDVINLGLIYDVKVDGDAVAVLMTLTSPGCPVAGMFIANVKNAVEAIPGVGSCSVDLTFAPPWDPRSHASEEAKMMLGIYY from the coding sequence ATGGAAACGAATGCATCTGACGCGGCAGCAACGCCGGCAGCAACGGTCACCGAGGAGCGCGTCCGCGAGGAACTCAAAGGCGTCGTCGACCCCGAGATCGGTCTCGACGTCATCAACCTCGGCCTCATCTATGACGTGAAGGTCGATGGCGATGCCGTCGCCGTCCTCATGACGCTGACCTCGCCCGGCTGCCCCGTCGCGGGCATGTTCATCGCGAACGTCAAGAACGCGGTCGAAGCGATCCCGGGCGTCGGATCGTGCAGCGTCGACCTCACTTTCGCCCCGCCATGGGATCCCCGCTCGCACGCCTCCGAGGAAGCGAAGATGATGCTGGGGATCTACTATTAG
- a CDS encoding MqnA/MqnD/SBP family protein, with product MTTTTRTLTLGHSPDSDDAFMFYGLASGNIQTGDLEYEHILKDIQTLNEWAKEGRLDTTAISVHAYAYVADRYAILNHGASMGERDYGPMVVAREPASPSDLRGKRVAVPGLMTSAYLALRLCVGDFEPVVMPFDKIMESVAGGEHEFGLLIHEGQLTHGALGLRPIVNLGAWWWEQHGLPLPLGVNTIRRALPDDVKRDASRQLRESIEFGLAHREDALRWALRYARGMETSTADTFVGMYVNRRTVDLGDDGRRSIRLFLQLGAEAGIVPRLFDIDFVM from the coding sequence ATGACGACGACGACGCGCACGCTGACGCTCGGCCACTCTCCCGATTCCGACGACGCATTCATGTTCTACGGCCTCGCGAGCGGGAACATCCAGACCGGCGACCTCGAATACGAACATATCCTCAAAGATATCCAAACGCTCAACGAGTGGGCGAAAGAAGGACGCCTCGACACCACCGCGATCTCGGTGCACGCGTACGCGTACGTCGCAGACAGATACGCGATCCTCAATCACGGCGCGTCGATGGGCGAACGCGATTACGGACCGATGGTCGTCGCACGCGAGCCCGCGTCGCCATCTGATCTTCGCGGCAAGCGCGTCGCCGTTCCCGGGCTCATGACGAGCGCGTACCTCGCGCTTCGCCTCTGCGTCGGCGATTTCGAGCCGGTCGTCATGCCGTTCGACAAGATCATGGAATCGGTCGCGGGTGGCGAACACGAATTCGGCTTGCTCATCCACGAAGGTCAACTGACGCACGGCGCGCTCGGACTTCGGCCAATCGTCAATCTCGGTGCGTGGTGGTGGGAGCAGCACGGCCTGCCTCTGCCGCTCGGCGTCAACACGATCCGACGAGCGTTGCCCGATGACGTGAAGCGCGACGCATCGCGCCAGCTGCGAGAGAGCATCGAGTTCGGGCTCGCGCATCGCGAAGACGCGTTGCGCTGGGCGCTCCGCTACGCGCGCGGCATGGAGACGTCGACGGCGGACACCTTCGTCGGCATGTACGTCAACCGCAGGACGGTCGATCTCGGCGACGACGGACGCAGGAGCATCCGACTTTTCCTACAGCTCGGCGCCGAAGCGGGCATCGTGCCCCGGTTGTTCGACATCGACTTCGTCATGTGA
- a CDS encoding DUF5666 domain-containing protein produces the protein MNARTRLFAIIVALALPALVSPAVSIAAPKPAASSASSDQGGSPQAFSVAGRIDSVNYTANVIVVKAKHGATSISLTPTTSVELGGQQGSIADLRPGMHVHVRGSVIGGVMTAESIVVR, from the coding sequence ATGAACGCACGCACTCGTCTTTTCGCAATCATCGTCGCGCTGGCGTTGCCGGCGCTCGTCAGCCCCGCCGTGTCGATCGCCGCGCCGAAACCCGCGGCTTCGAGCGCGTCGTCCGATCAGGGCGGCTCGCCGCAGGCGTTTTCGGTCGCCGGCCGGATCGACTCTGTCAACTATACGGCGAACGTCATCGTCGTCAAAGCTAAGCACGGTGCCACGAGCATCAGCCTCACCCCGACGACCTCGGTCGAGCTTGGGGGCCAACAGGGAAGCATCGCCGATCTGCGGCCTGGCATGCACGTGCACGTCCGAGGGTCCGTCATCGGCGGCGTCATGACGGCCGAGTCGATCGTCGTCCGCTGA
- a CDS encoding glycoside hydrolase family 3 N-terminal domain-containing protein, with translation MSESVRHGDVELNASSIAERAAGLVLTGFEATTAAQAPLEFLSGLAGVALFARNVVDARQTRSLVDDLQSAARNAGRSPLIIAIDEEGGTVSRIGRIGTLMPSAMALGAGGDPAIARAVYACIGEEIGALGVTLDFAPVADANTNPRNPVIGTRSFGETPVARTLVPAAVVGLHDSRIAATAKHFPGHGDASVDSHKDLPVIEAGLDRLRSVEFEPFRAAIGAGVDVVMTAHVALPQIDASGAPATLSRAVITDLLREELGYDGVVCTDCMQMEAIAGGYPAGEAAVLAIEAGVDLVTYSSSIPAAMEAVAAIRDAIRSGRLHADQLERSLARVEALRNRGLKADERPPLDVIGSAPHRGVALEAARSAITLVRDQQSIVPLALHEGDEILVVEFAGAGSSPVESAGKHQTSLGALLDERSPARVQTQNLGLDPAELETKQLLTAAASATVIVAVTRRAWAHPLQGRAVGGLAMAGKPLVVVAAREPYDASSAPPTAAVLAAYGDDHSTIDAVADVLMGKSEPKGRLPVSLVARAAPTSAVS, from the coding sequence TTGAGCGAAAGCGTGCGTCATGGTGACGTCGAGTTGAACGCGTCTTCCATCGCCGAGCGGGCGGCAGGTCTCGTGCTCACCGGTTTCGAGGCGACGACAGCCGCGCAAGCGCCGCTCGAGTTTCTGAGCGGGCTCGCCGGGGTTGCGCTCTTCGCGCGGAACGTCGTCGACGCACGCCAGACGCGCTCGCTCGTCGACGATCTCCAATCGGCCGCTCGCAACGCCGGCAGATCGCCGCTCATCATCGCGATCGATGAAGAAGGCGGAACGGTTTCCCGCATCGGCCGGATAGGCACGCTTATGCCGTCGGCGATGGCGCTCGGGGCGGGCGGCGATCCGGCGATCGCGCGAGCGGTCTACGCATGCATCGGCGAGGAGATCGGCGCACTCGGCGTCACGCTCGATTTCGCGCCTGTCGCCGACGCGAACACAAATCCGCGCAACCCCGTCATCGGCACCCGCTCGTTCGGCGAAACGCCGGTCGCTCGAACGCTCGTCCCCGCTGCCGTCGTCGGGTTGCACGATTCGCGGATCGCGGCGACCGCGAAACATTTCCCAGGTCACGGCGACGCCTCGGTCGATTCGCACAAAGATCTGCCCGTCATCGAAGCCGGGCTCGATCGCTTGCGCTCGGTGGAGTTCGAGCCGTTCCGAGCTGCGATCGGCGCCGGCGTCGACGTCGTCATGACCGCGCACGTCGCCCTGCCGCAGATCGACGCTTCGGGCGCTCCGGCGACGCTATCGCGTGCCGTCATCACGGATCTACTGCGCGAAGAGCTCGGCTACGACGGCGTCGTCTGTACCGATTGCATGCAGATGGAAGCGATCGCTGGGGGCTATCCTGCCGGCGAAGCTGCAGTCCTTGCGATCGAAGCGGGCGTCGATCTCGTCACGTATTCGTCGTCGATCCCGGCGGCTATGGAAGCCGTCGCAGCGATCCGCGATGCTATACGGAGCGGGCGTCTCCATGCAGACCAGCTCGAGCGAAGCCTCGCGCGCGTCGAGGCCTTGCGAAATCGCGGGCTTAAAGCCGACGAGCGGCCGCCGCTCGACGTCATCGGGAGCGCTCCTCATCGCGGCGTCGCGCTTGAAGCAGCCCGAAGTGCGATCACGCTCGTTCGTGACCAGCAGTCGATCGTGCCCCTCGCGCTTCATGAGGGCGACGAGATCCTCGTCGTCGAGTTCGCAGGCGCAGGCTCGTCGCCGGTCGAGAGCGCCGGCAAGCATCAGACGTCGCTCGGAGCCCTGCTCGACGAACGAAGTCCGGCGCGCGTGCAAACCCAAAACCTCGGCCTCGATCCCGCGGAGCTTGAGACTAAGCAACTGTTGACGGCGGCTGCGTCCGCGACCGTCATCGTCGCGGTGACTCGGCGCGCGTGGGCCCATCCGCTCCAAGGACGAGCGGTCGGTGGTCTTGCGATGGCCGGCAAACCCCTCGTCGTCGTCGCAGCGCGTGAACCGTACGACGCGTCGAGCGCTCCACCGACGGCGGCCGTGCTCGCGGCGTACGGCGACGACCATTCGACCATCGATGCGGTCGCCGACGTCTTGATGGGCAAAAGCGAACCGAAAGGCAGGCTACCCGTTTCGCTCGTCGCCCGGGCTGCTCCGACGTCGGCGGTCTCATGA
- a CDS encoding Lrp/AsnC ligand binding domain-containing protein: MVTAIVLMTVARGKVQSVANALLDVPSVGEVYSVAGPYDLVAVIRVKRHDELDELVTGRLAAFEGILSTQTLVAFRCYSRKDVQAMWDIGLD, translated from the coding sequence ATGGTGACGGCGATAGTCCTCATGACAGTCGCGCGCGGAAAGGTGCAATCGGTCGCGAACGCTCTGCTCGACGTGCCGTCCGTCGGCGAGGTCTACAGCGTCGCCGGCCCATACGACCTCGTCGCTGTGATCCGCGTCAAACGGCATGACGAGCTCGACGAGCTCGTGACCGGTCGCCTCGCGGCCTTCGAAGGCATCCTCTCGACCCAGACGCTCGTCGCGTTCCGCTGCTACTCGCGCAAGGACGTGCAGGCGATGTGGGATATCGGGCTCGACTAG
- a CDS encoding M1 family aminopeptidase, with protein sequence MKIRVIILAAACISASVATSAYAAPTTPMDHRTAFGGGHAYYHPPRYHEYELDNVKIIASFDEVAGTVSGDVTNTVTMIHPSTTYVDFDSADLHYTSVGEPDGTKLRYQTFGETLRVFLAKPADVGTEIAIETKYSTHPTKGVYFVHPDSYYPDRPWEVWSQGEMIDNHFWLPTYDWPDEKATSETIISVPEGQTVVSNGRLERVTHDVAKKTVTYDWVESVPHSTYLISIVAGTFAQWTDHLGKLPVTYYAPPADRAEVAYDFRATPDMIAFFQQFNDYPFPYEKYAQSAVVDFTYGGMENMSATTQTSTTLHDHRAELDTNSEGLVAHELAHQWWGDLETMQDWGQVWLNEGYATYYEALYREHAHGEDAFDMDRQGMMDEVFNEDERVRRPIVTEVYGDPIDLFDADSYSKAGLVLHMFRTVLDTDEYRKSQTAFLREYATKSANTQEWETSVERTTGQDLHWFVDEWLYKAGFPEYDVSYTYDDAARVIHVTVDQTQSTAWNTPAVFTMPIAIETQTADGKSSTTTVNDDARTKTFDIPCVSTPAMVLFDPGHNILSKVTFKKSDSDLDYQMRHAPSVLDRLYAAQQLIAHQKPTSEEFSDAEWFAKNERFDDARSAIADSLDALAPDDRARDVLFAELSDRSAHVRAAAARALSDFGGDPATISVLERLAASDPSYATTAASVTTLAQYDAPGIPAVLARALTEPSNNGVVASAALHGYAVVEKSGAIALEERYARYGAPQASRNAAIGALGTIGKGDARVTAFLTSLLGDPNFRTNFALFRALGEREDVKAIPALERFAKTTEDVRLRQGAQAAVATIEAMTRRPTKRP encoded by the coding sequence ATGAAAATACGCGTCATCATCTTGGCGGCGGCGTGCATTAGCGCGTCTGTCGCGACATCGGCATATGCCGCTCCCACGACGCCCATGGATCATCGCACAGCGTTCGGCGGCGGACACGCCTACTACCACCCGCCGCGATACCACGAGTATGAGCTCGACAACGTCAAGATCATCGCGTCGTTCGACGAGGTCGCCGGCACGGTCTCCGGCGACGTGACGAATACGGTCACGATGATCCATCCGTCGACGACGTACGTCGACTTCGATTCCGCCGATCTCCACTACACGTCGGTCGGCGAGCCGGATGGAACGAAGCTCCGTTATCAGACCTTCGGCGAGACGCTGCGCGTCTTCTTGGCGAAGCCGGCGGACGTCGGAACGGAGATAGCCATAGAGACGAAATACTCGACCCATCCGACGAAGGGCGTCTATTTCGTGCACCCCGACAGCTACTATCCCGATCGACCGTGGGAGGTCTGGTCGCAAGGCGAGATGATCGACAACCATTTCTGGCTCCCGACCTACGATTGGCCCGACGAAAAGGCGACGAGCGAGACGATCATCAGCGTGCCCGAGGGGCAGACGGTCGTCAGCAACGGGCGCCTCGAGCGCGTCACCCACGACGTCGCAAAGAAGACCGTGACCTACGACTGGGTCGAGTCGGTGCCGCACTCGACCTACCTCATCTCGATCGTCGCGGGCACATTCGCACAATGGACCGATCATCTCGGAAAACTGCCGGTGACGTACTACGCGCCGCCGGCCGATCGGGCGGAGGTCGCATACGACTTCCGCGCGACGCCGGACATGATCGCATTTTTCCAGCAATTCAACGACTACCCGTTCCCGTACGAGAAGTACGCGCAGTCCGCGGTCGTCGACTTCACCTACGGCGGCATGGAGAACATGTCGGCGACGACGCAGACGTCGACGACGCTCCACGATCACCGTGCGGAGCTCGATACGAATAGCGAAGGCCTCGTCGCGCACGAGCTCGCGCACCAATGGTGGGGCGATCTCGAGACGATGCAAGACTGGGGGCAGGTCTGGCTCAACGAAGGCTACGCGACGTACTACGAGGCGCTTTATCGCGAGCATGCGCACGGCGAAGATGCCTTCGACATGGACCGTCAAGGCATGATGGACGAAGTATTCAACGAGGACGAGCGCGTTCGCCGGCCGATCGTCACCGAGGTCTACGGCGATCCGATCGACCTCTTCGATGCGGACAGCTACTCGAAAGCGGGGCTCGTCCTCCACATGTTCCGCACGGTCCTCGACACCGACGAATACCGAAAGTCGCAGACCGCGTTCTTGCGCGAATACGCGACGAAGAGCGCGAACACGCAAGAGTGGGAGACATCCGTCGAGCGCACGACGGGTCAGGATCTGCACTGGTTCGTCGATGAGTGGCTCTATAAAGCGGGCTTTCCCGAATACGACGTCTCGTACACGTACGATGACGCTGCACGCGTCATCCACGTGACGGTCGATCAGACGCAATCGACGGCGTGGAACACGCCGGCCGTCTTCACCATGCCGATCGCGATCGAGACGCAGACGGCGGACGGCAAGTCGTCGACGACGACCGTCAACGACGACGCCCGGACGAAGACATTCGACATCCCGTGCGTGTCGACGCCCGCGATGGTGCTCTTCGACCCCGGCCACAATATCTTGTCGAAGGTGACGTTCAAGAAATCCGACAGCGATCTCGACTACCAGATGCGTCATGCCCCATCCGTGCTCGATCGGCTCTACGCGGCACAGCAGCTCATCGCGCACCAAAAGCCGACGTCGGAGGAGTTCTCGGACGCAGAATGGTTCGCCAAAAACGAACGATTTGACGATGCACGGTCCGCGATCGCCGACTCGCTTGACGCTCTCGCGCCGGACGATCGCGCGCGAGATGTACTTTTCGCTGAGCTCAGCGATCGAAGCGCGCACGTCCGAGCCGCGGCCGCTCGGGCGCTGAGCGACTTCGGCGGCGATCCGGCGACCATTTCGGTGCTCGAGCGGCTAGCGGCGTCCGACCCGTCGTACGCGACGACGGCGGCGTCGGTCACGACGCTCGCCCAATACGACGCGCCGGGCATCCCTGCGGTTCTTGCACGCGCGTTGACCGAGCCGTCGAACAACGGCGTTGTCGCGTCGGCTGCGCTGCACGGCTACGCGGTCGTCGAGAAGAGCGGCGCGATCGCTCTAGAGGAGCGTTACGCGAGATACGGGGCGCCGCAAGCGTCGCGCAACGCCGCGATCGGAGCGCTCGGGACTATCGGGAAAGGTGACGCGCGTGTGACCGCGTTCCTCACGAGTCTCCTCGGCGACCCCAACTTCCGGACCAATTTCGCGCTGTTCCGGGCGCTCGGCGAGCGCGAGGACGTTAAGGCCATCCCGGCGCTCGAACGGTTTGCGAAGACGACCGAAGACGTCCGGCTGCGACAAGGCGCGCAGGCGGCGGTCGCAACCATCGAGGCCATGACGAGGAGGCCGACGAAGCGCCCGTGA
- a CDS encoding serine hydrolase domain-containing protein, which yields MNKTAGARAARKPLARSAAVIESALGRVCTAAVLHVRVGGKVLADLPFGVVTPGGDPVISETPFDLASLTKIFAGTALLSLFDERRFALDDSIVSLIPEFGGHDARRRSVTFCHLLAHTSGLPAHVSFRDEVASAAVIARVCATPLTSMPGTKVAYSDLGFMLVGAAIERLTSRPLSDVVTERVLEPLRAVDAGFNPPSDVRSRIACTERDSWRGRLLQGEVHDENCWAMGGVSAHAGLFARAAAVADIGEAFRDGGIAPDGRVLSRHTSLAATREWARSADERRGLAWALRTDQRQSCGSLFGPRSFGHTGYTGTSLWVDPDRGLTVALLTNRVYFTRDPHPVFELRGAVHDAVVEDVERLGPA from the coding sequence ATGAACAAGACGGCCGGCGCGCGCGCCGCGCGCAAACCGCTCGCGAGATCGGCTGCGGTCATCGAATCCGCCCTCGGACGCGTTTGCACCGCGGCGGTCCTCCACGTCCGCGTCGGCGGCAAGGTTCTCGCGGATCTTCCCTTTGGCGTCGTCACCCCCGGCGGCGATCCGGTCATCTCCGAGACGCCGTTCGATCTCGCGTCGCTCACGAAGATATTCGCCGGCACCGCACTGCTCTCGCTGTTCGACGAACGCCGCTTCGCGCTCGACGATTCGATCGTCTCGCTCATCCCGGAATTCGGCGGCCACGACGCGCGCCGGAGATCCGTCACGTTCTGCCATCTCCTCGCGCACACGTCGGGTCTTCCGGCGCACGTCAGCTTCCGCGACGAAGTCGCGAGCGCGGCGGTCATCGCGCGCGTGTGCGCGACGCCGTTGACGTCGATGCCGGGCACGAAGGTCGCATACAGCGATCTCGGCTTCATGCTCGTCGGCGCCGCGATCGAGCGCCTGACATCTCGCCCGTTATCCGACGTCGTCACCGAGCGAGTTCTCGAACCATTGCGCGCCGTCGACGCCGGCTTCAATCCGCCTTCTGACGTACGAAGCCGCATCGCGTGCACGGAACGCGACTCGTGGCGAGGGCGACTGCTCCAAGGCGAGGTCCACGACGAGAATTGTTGGGCGATGGGCGGCGTATCGGCGCATGCCGGACTGTTCGCGCGTGCGGCGGCGGTCGCCGACATCGGCGAGGCATTTCGCGACGGCGGCATCGCCCCCGACGGCCGCGTGCTATCACGGCACACATCGCTCGCCGCGACCCGCGAGTGGGCTCGCAGCGCCGACGAACGCCGCGGTCTTGCGTGGGCGCTGCGTACGGATCAGCGCCAGTCGTGCGGCTCGCTTTTCGGGCCGCGATCGTTCGGTCACACCGGCTACACGGGCACGTCACTGTGGGTCGATCCGGATAGGGGCCTCACGGTCGCGCTGCTCACGAACCGCGTATACTTCACGCGCGATCCGCACCCGGTGTTCGAGTTGCGCGGTGCGGTGCATGATGCGGTCGTCGAAGACGTCGAGCGCTTGGGCCCGGCGTGA
- a CDS encoding anhydro-N-acetylmuramic acid kinase produces the protein MRAIGLMSGTSADGIDVAAVEVEHEKAHGGLGIRVLHFATLPYEATLRERLLSSSSSVGTTIVQLGELNAAVGEAFAAATIEAARRWGLDLGSIDVIGSHGHTMYHAPETCVTIQIGEGAIVAARTGVTCVADFRIADVALGGQGAPLVPFVDAVLFADPNEYRAALNIGGIANVTLLPDEAHGGRAAIRAFDTGPGNMVIDACVRLASDGESDFDRDGAAAARGIPAHALLDELLDDGYFSRPTPKSTGRERYGAAYAAHVWEQGRRLGLHPDDVIATVTALTARTIADAVPSECRRIIVSGGGVHNRTLMETLQASVGKPPAHARVERSDVYGIEVDAKEATAFAVLACEAIAGDINHLPATTGAARAAVLGKITPGENYRSLMARIWG, from the coding sequence ATGCGTGCGATCGGACTCATGTCGGGGACGTCGGCCGACGGCATCGACGTCGCAGCGGTCGAGGTCGAGCATGAGAAAGCACACGGCGGACTCGGTATCCGAGTGCTTCACTTCGCAACGCTTCCCTACGAAGCGACGCTGCGGGAACGTCTGTTGTCTTCGTCATCATCGGTCGGCACGACGATCGTCCAGCTCGGCGAATTGAACGCCGCCGTCGGTGAAGCGTTCGCGGCCGCGACGATCGAGGCTGCGCGCCGATGGGGGCTCGACCTCGGGAGCATCGACGTCATAGGATCGCACGGCCACACGATGTACCACGCGCCCGAGACCTGCGTGACCATCCAGATCGGCGAAGGCGCGATCGTCGCGGCGCGAACGGGCGTCACGTGCGTCGCCGATTTCCGAATCGCCGATGTCGCGCTGGGCGGACAAGGAGCGCCGCTCGTGCCGTTCGTCGACGCGGTGCTGTTCGCCGATCCGAACGAATATCGCGCGGCGCTCAACATCGGCGGCATCGCGAACGTCACATTGCTGCCGGATGAAGCGCACGGCGGTCGAGCGGCGATACGTGCGTTCGACACAGGACCCGGGAATATGGTGATCGATGCCTGCGTCCGACTCGCGAGCGATGGCGAGTCCGACTTCGACCGTGATGGCGCTGCGGCGGCCAGGGGAATCCCGGCGCATGCCTTGCTCGATGAACTGCTCGACGATGGCTATTTCAGCCGGCCGACGCCCAAATCGACCGGCCGCGAGCGATATGGCGCGGCGTATGCGGCGCATGTATGGGAGCAAGGCCGGCGCCTCGGCCTCCATCCTGACGACGTCATCGCGACGGTCACCGCGCTGACGGCGCGGACGATAGCCGACGCGGTGCCGAGCGAGTGCCGACGTATCATCGTCTCGGGCGGCGGCGTCCACAATCGGACGCTTATGGAGACGCTCCAGGCGTCGGTCGGCAAGCCGCCGGCGCACGCGCGGGTCGAACGGTCGGATGTCTACGGAATCGAGGTAGACGCGAAGGAGGCGACCGCGTTCGCCGTGCTGGCATGCGAAGCGATCGCGGGCGACATCAATCATCTGCCCGCGACCACCGGAGCAGCGCGCGCGGCGGTTCTCGGGAAGATCACGCCGGGAGAGAATTATCGCAGTCTCATGGCGCGCATTTGGGGGTAG
- a CDS encoding ABC transporter permease — translation MANFVGLWALVRREMKRTMMVINQVIWPPVITTVLYIYVFGFSLGPRIKDVDGVPYVEFLLPGLVMFNVITSSYDETSSSMFQQRFMNSIQELLIAPLSYVEILVGFLAGSVLRGVVIGTMVMLLGFGLVHFVPRDVGTYLYFMVVTSLLFSSCGLIAGLLGKTFDNLAIINTFVISPLTFIGGIFSSSSMLPPALAKIANVNPMVYMIDGFRYSYTGGVEYGLFADGLVVLVLALAALAAAFIMMQRGVNLRV, via the coding sequence GTGGCTAACTTCGTCGGCCTTTGGGCGCTCGTCCGCCGCGAGATGAAGCGGACGATGATGGTCATCAACCAGGTCATCTGGCCGCCGGTCATCACGACCGTCTTGTATATCTACGTCTTCGGGTTCTCGCTCGGCCCCCGGATCAAAGATGTCGATGGGGTGCCGTACGTCGAGTTCCTACTGCCCGGTCTCGTCATGTTCAACGTCATCACGTCGTCGTACGACGAGACGTCGTCGTCGATGTTCCAACAGCGCTTCATGAACTCCATCCAGGAACTGCTCATCGCGCCGCTGTCGTACGTCGAGATCCTCGTCGGCTTTCTCGCCGGGAGCGTTCTGCGCGGCGTCGTCATCGGCACGATGGTCATGCTGCTCGGCTTCGGGCTCGTCCACTTCGTGCCGCGCGACGTCGGCACGTATCTCTATTTCATGGTGGTGACGTCGCTGCTCTTCTCCTCGTGCGGCCTCATCGCGGGTCTGCTCGGCAAGACCTTTGACAATCTCGCGATCATCAACACATTCGTCATCTCGCCGCTGACGTTCATCGGCGGCATCTTCTCGAGCTCGTCGATGCTGCCGCCGGCGCTCGCCAAGATCGCGAACGTCAATCCGATGGTCTATATGATCGATGGTTTTCGCTACTCGTACACGGGCGGGGTCGAATATGGACTTTTCGCCGACGGCCTCGTCGTGCTCGTGCTCGCGCTCGCCGCGCTCGCGGCGGCGTTCATCATGATGCAGCGGGGCGTCAACCTGCGCGTCTAA
- a CDS encoding ABC transporter ATP-binding protein produces the protein MTAVDDLSFDVARGEFFGFLGPNGAGKTTTINAIVGLATFQSGSIEVFGHDVVHDFRAARARIGLSPQEFNFDRYLTVEEILLYQGGYYGMRMPQARARANELLERFELTDKRRVVPLMLSGGMKRRLSLARALMHEPQLLILDEPTAGMDVELRLELWEFLRSINAGGMTIVMTSHYLEEVEMLCNRIGIINQGKLVTLEEKSALIASHGDASLQDVFLELVGRRTRG, from the coding sequence ATGACCGCCGTCGACGACCTGTCCTTCGACGTCGCGCGCGGCGAGTTTTTCGGCTTTCTCGGACCGAACGGCGCGGGCAAGACGACGACGATCAACGCGATCGTCGGATTGGCGACGTTCCAGTCGGGGTCGATCGAAGTTTTCGGTCACGACGTCGTCCATGATTTCAGGGCGGCACGCGCGCGCATCGGGCTCTCGCCGCAGGAGTTCAACTTCGACCGCTATCTGACGGTCGAGGAAATCCTCCTATATCAGGGCGGCTACTATGGCATGCGGATGCCGCAAGCGCGAGCCCGCGCGAACGAGCTGCTCGAGCGCTTCGAGTTGACCGACAAGCGCCGCGTCGTGCCGCTCATGCTTTCGGGCGGTATGAAGCGGCGTCTTTCTCTCGCGCGCGCACTCATGCACGAGCCGCAGCTGCTCATCCTCGACGAGCCGACGGCCGGTATGGACGTCGAACTCCGTCTCGAGCTGTGGGAGTTCTTGCGCAGCATCAATGCCGGCGGCATGACGATCGTCATGACCTCGCACTACCTCGAAGAAGTCGAGATGCTCTGCAACCGGATCGGCATCATCAACCAAGGTAAGCTCGTCACGCTCGAGGAGAAGTCGGCGCTCATCGCGAGCCACGGTGACGCGTCGCTCCAAGACGTCTTCCTCGAACTCGTCGGACGGCGGACGCGTGGCTAA
- a CDS encoding thioesterase family protein: MSESRFKYVRPFKVIFRDLDGMRHVNHAVYLTYAEAARNEYWQMITGITDVADFDFVLAELSARYHAPAHLGDELLVGVRVTELRRSSWLMEHEITDAKTGKLLVEVNTAAVMFDTKKNRSMPMSEERRKQVEAFEGRPLTVLTSKSKTLN, encoded by the coding sequence GTGAGCGAGAGCCGCTTCAAGTACGTCCGTCCGTTCAAGGTCATCTTCCGCGACCTCGATGGGATGCGCCACGTCAACCACGCCGTCTATCTGACGTACGCCGAGGCAGCCCGCAACGAGTACTGGCAGATGATCACCGGCATCACGGACGTCGCGGACTTCGACTTCGTCCTCGCCGAGCTCAGCGCACGCTACCACGCCCCGGCGCATCTCGGCGACGAGCTGCTCGTCGGGGTACGCGTCACCGAACTGCGCCGCTCGAGCTGGCTCATGGAGCACGAGATCACCGACGCGAAAACGGGCAAGCTTCTCGTCGAGGTGAATACCGCGGCAGTCATGTTCGACACGAAGAAGAACCGTTCGATGCCCATGTCCGAAGAACGGCGCAAGCAGGTGGAAGCGTTCGAAGGACGACCGCTCACCGTCCTCACGTCGAAGAGCAAGACGCTGAACTAG